The DNA sequence CCGGTGTTGCCGTTGCCGCTCTGGATCTGGGAAAGCACGTTGTCAACACCGGTTTGCGTGCCCGTGACCCGGTTGAAAGGGCCAAGCCGTTGGCTTTGCACAAGCGTGTTCCGGTCGCCGAGTTGGGTGGCCTCGGCCGTGGATCTGGCCTCTCCAATCTGGTCCTGGGTAATAGCGTTGCGGTTGCCCGTCTGCCGGGCTGCGGTGGCAACCTGCGTGCCTAGTTGATTTACCGTCAGCGTGTTCAGACTGCCGGTCTGGATGCCGGTTGAGGAACTGGCATTACCGGTTTGAGTGATGGTAGCCAAGTTGCTGGCCCCCGATTGGCTAAGGGTCTGAGTGTTATTTTGAGCGTAGGTGCTGCCGCAAGTCAGTACGAAAGCCCCTGCCCATACGGCAGACACAATATTTGTTTTCATAGCAGGCGTGAATAAGAGTGGCGGAGTAGGATGAATGTAGTTAAATAGTAATATAATTTATAAGAATTATTTAATTAAATCCAGGTTGATTGGCTATCGTATTGCCAGTCCAGTTGCCTACGGCCAAGGAATGTGTGGGCTGCTGTTCAGCTTGTCTTACCCCAAAATCGGGCTACGGGGCCGCTGGGGCCGCATCGTCTAGTGCCCCAATGAAGGCAATAATGGCCTGCTGCTCGGCGGCGTTCAGCTGCAGCGGGTCGGCGGCCAGCGTTTGAGAAGGTACATCCAAGCCCAGACCCCGCCCGCCGCCGCGGTTGTAAAAATCCAGCACCTGCTCCAGCGTCTGGTATACGCCGTTGTGCATGTAGGGCGCGGTCCGGGCGGCATTGCGGATGGTCGGGGTTTTGAAGGCCTGGCGTTGGTGGGCAATGCCGTAGAGCCCGAACTTGCCGGGGTCGGCGTCGAGGGCGGTGGCCGCGGCCGTGGCGGGCACGCCCAGCACTTCGCTTTCGGCCTTGTCGTAGAGGGGCGGCACGCTGCCGTTGAACAGCGGCATGTAGTGGCAGGTGCCGCACTGGGCCTTGCCCATAAACAGGTTGAAGCCCAGTACTTCCTGGCCCGACAGGCGCGCGGTGTCGCCGCGTAGGTATTGGTCGAAGCGGCTGTTGAGGCCCACCAGGCTGCGCACATAGGCGGCCACCGCGCGGCGGATGTTGGGCTCCGAAACCGGTTGCTTATCCGTGGCAAAGGCTTGGGCAAACAGCTTCTGGTATGTGGTTTTTTTGCGCAGCAACGCCGGAATTTCGCTCAGTTGCCCGCCCATTTCGGCTTTATTGGTAACCACCGCATGTACCTGATCTTCCAGAAAATGCACCCGGCCGTCGGCAAACTGCTCGGGCTGCAGGGCGGCGTTGAGCAGGGTGGGCGTGTTGCGGGCCAGCTCGGTGCCGGCCAGCAGGGAGCGGTTCACGCGCAGCCCGTCGGTGTAGGCGCGGCCCGGCACGTGGCAGCTGGCGCAGGAGCGCCCCGCCGCCTTGCCCGACAGCAGCGGCTCTTGAAACAAGGCTGCGCCCAGCGCCAGCACGGCCGGGGTGGGCGCGGCGGCATCGGCCGGCGCGAAAAAGGCCGGGTCGAAGGCGTCGGCGGCAAAGAAGGAGGGGGCTTGGGGGCGCACGGCGCGGCGGGCCGCTACGTAGGCTATGCCCAGCTGCTGCTGGGCCTGCTGTAGCCCCGCCAGGGCCGGGTTGAAATACCGTACGAAAAACCGGGCCCGGTCGAAGTTTTCGAAGGTGGCCGCAGGAGCCAGGAGCACGGCCCGGCCGCGGGCCAGCGGGGCCAGAACGGCCGCTGGCCCACCCAACAAGGCCAGCACCTGCTCCGTGGCGTGCAGGGTAACGGCGGCTTCGGGCAGGGCGGCGTGGGCCACCGGCGAGTCGAAGCCCGAAAGGCCCTTGGCGGCCAGGCGGTAGAGGTTCAGGCGCAGCGCATCCAGTACCTCGGCCTCGGAAAAAGTCAGCATGGGGGCCTGCTGCTCCAGGTGCCGCACCTGGTAGAGCAGGTTGTCGGTTTCCTGGCGGATCAGGTCCCGGGTGGCGTGGTCGGTGGGGGCGTCG is a window from the Hymenobacter aquaticus genome containing:
- a CDS encoding cytochrome c peroxidase, which encodes MNLLSFRRRVGRPLLLGLAGLLFSFAVLHKTPAEQVRDYYDGHLRQLHAALTTLQQLAPRADTTALRRQFVACRTEYKYLEFAVEYYYPHAAQRLNGANLPETEAGEPGEVIPATGFQVLEEYVYDAPTDHATRDLIRQETDNLLYQVRHLEQQAPMLTFSEAEVLDALRLNLYRLAAKGLSGFDSPVAHAALPEAAVTLHATEQVLALLGGPAAVLAPLARGRAVLLAPAATFENFDRARFFVRYFNPALAGLQQAQQQLGIAYVAARRAVRPQAPSFFAADAFDPAFFAPADAAAPTPAVLALGAALFQEPLLSGKAAGRSCASCHVPGRAYTDGLRVNRSLLAGTELARNTPTLLNAALQPEQFADGRVHFLEDQVHAVVTNKAEMGGQLSEIPALLRKKTTYQKLFAQAFATDKQPVSEPNIRRAVAAYVRSLVGLNSRFDQYLRGDTARLSGQEVLGFNLFMGKAQCGTCHYMPLFNGSVPPLYDKAESEVLGVPATAAATALDADPGKFGLYGIAHQRQAFKTPTIRNAARTAPYMHNGVYQTLEQVLDFYNRGGGRGLGLDVPSQTLAADPLQLNAAEQQAIIAFIGALDDAAPAAP